In Vigna unguiculata cultivar IT97K-499-35 chromosome 3, ASM411807v1, whole genome shotgun sequence, a single genomic region encodes these proteins:
- the LOC114179012 gene encoding glutathione S-transferase U17-like has translation MKNEVKLLGAWPSPYVLRVRIALNMKSVEYEFHDEKLSSKSQLLLQSNPIYKKIPVLIHKDKPLCESLIIVQYVDDVWSSASPILPSDPYDCAIARFWTVYIDQTLYPTMRSIRGASEENEKKRLIEEVRKGLALLEDVFKDCSKGKGFYGGDQIGLLDIALGSFLGWLRVVEIINGVKLLDQNNTPELLKWAERFCAHSAVKDVMPETERLLEFSKTLAKG, from the exons ATGAAGAATGAGGTGAAGTTGTTGGGAGCATGGCCAAGCCCATACGTGTTGAGGGTTCGCATAGCTCTAAACATGAAATCAGTGGAGTATGAATTCCATGACGAAAAGTTATCGTCCAAAAGCCAGCTTCTTCTTCAATCCAATCCTATCTACAAGAAAATCCCAGTTCTCATTCATAAGGACAAACCCCTCTGCGAGTCTTTGATCATTGTGCAATATGTGGATGATGTTTGGTCCTCTGCCTCTCCCATTCTCCCTTCTGATCCTTATGATTGCGCCATTGCTCGTTTCTGGACCGTCTACATTGATCAAACG TTGTACCCAACCATGAGATCCATTAGAGGAGCTTCGGAAGAGAATGAGAAGAAGAGGTTGATAGAGGAGGTGAGAAAAGGATTGGCATTGTTGGAGGATGTGTTTAAAGATTGCAGCAAAGGCAAGGGGTTTTATGGTGGTGACCAAATTGGGTTGTTGGATATTGCACTTGGAAGCTTCTTGGGGTGGCTGAGGGTGGTAGAGATAATCAATGGGGTGAAGTTGCTTGACCAAAACAACACACCTGAGCTGCTGAAATGGGCTGAAAGGTTTTGTGCACATTCTGCTGTCAAAGATGTTATGCCAGAGACAGAGAGGCTTCTTGAGTTTTCCAAAACTCTAGCTAAGGGCTGA
- the LOC114175387 gene encoding uncharacterized protein LOC114175387: MELLDVQLIGGKYTWYKENGMAKSIIDRVLVSTEWLVHWPDSKQYIKGRQMLDHCALLLKPVTIDWGPKTFKTLDIWKSDPAFKKVVKQSWETYIGKGNPMISLKEKLKKLKFDLKSWNRDVFGFISLKKQNLLLELAELDMKDYESNLGDDDKVSRMKLLRKLKLLLHKESALLNQKTRLKWIEEGDTNSKYFHSRIRWRRVTNELKGADVNGTWCEDPTKRMEFCDRWIGWIKECLGSSSVSILVNGSPTKEFIPTRGLRHMAPFLFLIVTKGLAGLMRQAVKKDMYSGIKVCANGVNVGLL, from the exons ATGGAGTTGCTAGATGTACAATTGATAGGTGGGAAATATACTTGGTACAAAGAAAATGGAATGGCTAAGAGCATAATAGATAGGGTATTGGTCTCTACTGAATGGCTAGTGCATTGGCCAGATAGTAAACAATATATCAAAGGAAGGCAGATGTTAGACCATTGTGCTCTATTGCTTAAACCGGTCACAATTGACTGGGGACCTAAAACTTTTAAAACCCTTGACATATGGAAATCTGACCCAGCTTTCAAGAAGGTGGTAAAACAATCATGGGAAACCTATATCGGGAAAGGCAATCCAATGATAAGTCTAAAAGAAAAGCTAAAAAAGTTGAAGTTTGATTTAAAATCATGGAACAGAGATGTGTTTGGATTCATAAGCCTAAAGAAACAAAATCTTCTTCTAGAACTTGCCGAACTAGACATGAAAGATTATGAAAGTAATTTAGGAGATGATGATAAGGTCAGCCGCATGAAACTTTTACGCAAGTTGAAGTTACTTTTACACAAGGAAAGTGCATTACTAAACCAAAAGACAAGGCTTAAATGGATAGAAGAAGGGGATACTAACTCAAAGTACTTTCACTCAAGGATAAGATGGAGAAGGGTCACGAACGAATTAAAAGGGGCGGATGTGAATGGGACGTGGTGTGAGGACCCAACAAAG AGAATGGAGTTTTGTGATAGATGGATTGGTTGGATTAAAGAATGTTTGGGTTCCTCGTCAGTGTCAATTCTAGTTAATGGGAGTCCTACTAAAGAGTTTATACCCACAAGAGGTCTTAGGCATATGGCGCCCTTCCTATTTCTTATTGTCACAAAGGGTTTGGCAGGGCTAATGAGACAAGCTGTTAAGAAAGACATGTATAGTGGGATAAAAGTTTGCGCTAATGGAGTAAATGTGGGGTTATTATAG
- the LOC114179011 gene encoding pentatricopeptide repeat-containing protein At1g05670, mitochondrial: MKRAVISSYFHCLRYKYHNPFMGFGPKSLTVKFSSSLGSSNARPFPDYSPRKPSVKDTDFVHHISTTIKQRRSEPLRRILKPFEAKFKPDHFIWVLLNIKDDYKLVLDFFNWTRLRRDPSLEALCIVVQIAVASKDLRTAHRLVFEFWEKSHLDVGNSFAQFTERLIYTYKDWGAHPFVFDVFFQVLVEAGLLVEAGKLFEKLVNYGVLVSVDSCNLFLARLSNSFDGKKMAIKVFREYPEVGVCWNTMSYNIILHSLCQLGRLKEAHNLLLQMEFRGSFPDIVSYSVIINGYCQVEQIGKVLKLLAELQGKGCKPNQYTYNSVISLLCKTGRVAEAEQVLREMINQRILPDKVVYTTLISGFGKSGNVSAEYKLFDEMRHNKIVPDFVTYTSMINGLCEAGKVVEARKLFSEMFRKGLEPDEVTYTALIDGYCKAGEMKNAFSLHNQMVEKGLTPNVVTYTALVDGLCKRGEVDVANELLLEMSEKGLQPNVCTYNALINGLCKVGNTEQAIKLMEDMDLAGFYPDTITYTTLMDAYCKMGEMAKAHEMLWVMLGKRLQPTIVTFNVLMNGFCMSGMLEDGERLINWMLEKGIAPNATTFNFLLKQYCIRNNMRATTEIYKRMYAQGVVPDNNTYNILIKGHCKARNMKEAWFLHKEMVEKGFSLTAASYNALIKGFYKRKKFAEAKKLFEEMRTQGFVAEKEIYDIFVDVNYEEGNWENTLELCDEAIEKCLVKKT; the protein is encoded by the coding sequence ATGAAGAGAGCAGTTATCTCCTCTTATTTCCACTGTTTACGTTATAAATATCATAATCCTTTTATGGGTTTTGGTCCAAAGTCTCTTACTGTGAAATTTTCCTCTTCTTTGGGTTCAAGCAATGCCAGACCTTTTCCTGATTACTCCCCAAGAAAGCCTTCAGTCAAAGACACTGACTTTGTGCACCACATTTCCACCACCATTAAGCAGCGCCGCTCCGAGCCTCTTCGCCGGATTCTCAAGCCCTTTGAGGCAAAGTTCAAACCTGACCATTTCATATGGGTTCTTCTGAACATCAAGGATGATTATAAACTGGTGTTGGATTTCTTCAACTGGACGCGCCTTCGGAGGGACCCTTCTTTGGAAGCCCTTTGCATTGTTGTTCAGATTGCTGTCGCTTCTAAGGATTTGAGAACGGCTCATAGGCTGGTTTTTGAATTCTGGGAAAAGTCTCATTTGGATGTAGGTAACTCGTTTGCTCAATTTACTGAGAGGTTGATTTATACTTACAAAGACTGGGGTGCACATCCCTTTGTGTTTGATGTGTTCTTCCAAGTTCTTGTTGAAGCAGGGTTGCTTGTAGAGGCTGGGAAACTGTTTGAGAAATTGGTAAATTACGGCGTTCTTGTTTCTGTGGATTCTTGTAATTTGTTTCTGGCTAGGCTATCTAACAGTTTTGATGGGAAAAAGATGGCAATTAAGGTGTTCAGAGAGTATCCAGAAGTGGGTGTTTGTTGGAACACCATGTCGTATAACATTATTCTCCATTCACTTTGTCAATTGGGCAGGTTAAAAGAAGCGCATAATCTGCTCTTACAAATGGAGTTTAGGGGGAGTTTTCCTGATATTGTAAGTTATAGTGTTATAATTAATGGATACTGTCAGGTTGAACAGATAGGAAAGGTCTTGAAGCTCCTGGCAGAGTTGCAGGGAAAGGGGTGTAAGCCAAATCAATACACATACAATAGTGTAATTTCCCTTCTTTGTAAGACTGGTAGAGTAGCTGAAGCGGAGCAAGTCCTGAGGGAGATGATAAACCAGAGGATTCTTCCTGATAAAGTTGTGTATACAACTCTCATCAGTGGGTTCGGCAAGTCTGGGAATGTCTCAGCTGAATACAAACTGTTTGATGAAATGAGGCATAACAAAATAGTTCCTGATTTCGTGACGTATACTTCCATGATTAACGGGCTCTGTGAAGCTGGAAAGGTTGTGGAAGCACGCAAACTGTTTAGTGAAATGTTTAGAAAAGGGTTGGAACCAGATGAAGTTACTTATACTGCTCTTATAGATGGGTATTGCAAGGCCGGAGAAATGAAAAATGCATTCTCTCTTCACAACCAGATGGTTGAGAAGGGTTTGACTCCTAATGTTGTCACTTATACAGCATTGGTTGATGGCCTATGTAAACGTGGTGAGGTAGATGTTGCAAATGAGCTTCTTCTTGAAATGTCTGAGAAGGGCCTTCAACCAAATGTCTGCACATATAATGCACTAATCAATGGTCTTTGTAAGGTAGGAAATACAGAGCAAGCCATAAAACTTATGGAAGATATGGATCTGGCAGGGTTTTATCCTGACACTATTACATATACTACACTTATGGACGCTTATTGTAAGATGGGTGAAATGGCCAAGGCTCATGAAATGCTGTGGGTTATGCTTGGTAAAAGACTTCAGCCTACAATTGTTACATTCAATGTGCTAATGAATGGGTTTTGCATGTCAGGGATGTTGGAAGATGGTGAAAGACTAATTAACTGGATGTTGGAAAAAGGTATAGCGCCGAATGCCACAACATTCAATTTTCTCTTGAAGCAGTACTGTATTAGAAATAACATGCGTGCTACAACAGAGATTTATAAGAGGATGTATGCTCAAGGAGTGGTGCCTGACAATAATACctataatattttgattaaaggGCATTGTAAAGCTAGAAATATGAAAGAGGCATGGTTTTTGCATAAAGAAATGGTTGAAAAGGGATTTAGTCTAACTGCTGCTTCTTATAATGCTCTTATAAAGGGTTTCTATAAGAGGAAGAAATTTGCTGAGGCTAAGAAGCTATTTGAGGAGATGAGAACTCAAGGATTTGTTGCAGAGAAAgagatatatgatatttttgttgATGTAAACTATGAAGAAGGGAATTGGGAAAAtactcttgagctttgtgatgAAGCAATAGAGAAATGTCTTGTTAAGAAAACTTAG
- the LOC114175894 gene encoding hydroxyproline O-galactosyltransferase GALT6-like, with protein MKRVKKLQQLLLLSYRPKPLQIFMAMMFLYLLFTTFEIETSLAFKTRFVSVSSLLGTEHEYTHLSEASNFPSQGVFQGSVHRKASTLSFIEVLNYSSVAKNEVSELHKAAKHAWFEGKRLWEEVESVTKIENVTRFKAENLSDSCQHSISLSGSELRGEKGVTVMMLPCGLTLGSHVTVVGTPRWAHWEDDPKISVVKEREGKVMVSQFMMEFQGLKSVDKEDPPRILHFNPRLKGDYSGKPVIEQNTCYRMQWGSALRCEGWKSRADEDTVDEQVKCEKWIRDDDSRTEEAKATWWLTRLIGRTKKVAVDWPYPFVEGRLFVLTVSAGLEGYHVNVDGRHVTSFPYRTGFSLEDATGLSIKGDVDVHSIFAASLPTSHPSFAPQMHLELLPQWKAPLLLHANVELFIGILSAGNHFAERMAVRKSWMQHKLVKSSNVVARFFVALHGRKDLNVEIKKEADYFGDIVIVPYMDHYDLVVLKTIAITEYGIRVAAKYIMKCDDDTFVRVDSMISEVRKVRNGRSLYIGNMNFHHKPLRNGKWAVTYEEWSKEEYPTYANGPGYIISSDIAHFIVSNFENHKLKLFKMEDVSMGMWVEEFNSSIAVEYVHSLKFCQFGCIEDYYTAHYQSPRQMTCMWHKLQHQGKPLCCNMR; from the exons ATGAAGAGGGTGAAGAAGCTACAACAATTGTTACTCCTTTCTTATAGGCCTAAACCTCTTCAAATTTTCATGGCCATGATGTTTCTCTATTTGCTCTTCACCACTTTCGAAATCGAAACTTCTCTTGCTTTCAAGACCAGGTTTGTGTCAGTGTCCTCCTTGCTGGGGACTGAACACGAATACACCCATCTCAGCGAGGCCTCAAACTTTCCCTCACAAGGGGTGTTCCAAGGTTCAGTGCATCGGAAAGCTTCTACCTTGAGTTTTATTGAGGTTTTGAACTACAGTAGTGTTGCTAAAAACGAGGTTTCTGAACTCCACAAGGCTGCTAAGCATGCTTGGTTTGAAGGGAAGAGGCTTTGGGAAGAAGTGGAGAGTGTGACGAAAATCGAGAATGTGACAAGGTTCAAGGCTGAGAACCTTTCTGATTCGTGCCAGCATTCAATTTCTTTATCTGGTTCTGAATTGAGGGGGGAGAAAGGGGTCACGGTGATGATGCTtccttgtgggttgacattggGGTCTCATGTTACTGTCGTGGGGACCCCTCGTTGGGCTCACTGGGAGGACGATCCTAAGATATCCGTGGTGAAGGAACGGGAGGGGAAGGTGATGGTGTCGCAGTTCATGATGGAGTTTCAGGGTTTGAAGAGTGTGGACAAGGAAGACCCTCCCAGGATACTACATTTCAACCCCAGGTTGAAGGGGGATTACAGTGGGAAGCCTGTTATCGAGCAGAACACTTGTTACAGAATGCAGTGGGGTTCTGCTCTCAGGTGTGAGGGATGGAAATCCCGGGCTGATGAGGATACTG TTGATGAACAGGTGAAATGTGAAAAGTGGATTCGTGATGATGATAGCCGCACAGAAGAGGCAAAGGCAACATGGTGGTTAACCAGACTGATAGGGCGAACTAAGAAGGTGGCTGTAGATTGGCCATACCCTTTTGTTGAGGGGAGATTATTTGTTCTAACCGTAAGTGCTGGATTGGAAGGTTACCATGTTAATGTGGATGGAAGGCATGTGACATCTTTTCCCTATCGCACG GGCTTTTCTCTTGAGGATGCGACTGGTCTATCCATAAAAGGGGATGTTGATGTGCACTCTATATTTGCAGCTTCTTTACCTACATCACATCCAAGTTTTGCTCCACAAATGCATCTTGAATTACTTCCTCAGTGGAAAGCTCCATTGCTTCTTCATGCAAATGTAGAGCTTTTCATTGGAATACTTTCTGCTGGCAACCATTTTGCTGAACGGATGGCAGTGAGGAAATCATGGATGCAACATAAACTAGTCAAATCTTCAAATGTCGTGGCTCGCTTCTTTGTTGCCTTG CATGGAAGGAAAGATTTAAATGTGGAGATAAAGAAAGAAGCTGATTATTTTGGCGACATTGTTATTGTCCCTTACATGGATCATTATGACCTGGTTGTGTTGAAGACAATAGCTATCACTGAATATGGG ATTCGAGTGGCCGCCAAGTATATCATGAAGTGCGATGATGACACATTTGTGAGAGTTGATTCTATGATAAGCGAAGTAAGAAAAGTAAGAAATGGTAGAAGTCTGTATATtggaaatatgaattttcaCCACAAGCCTCTACGTAATGGCAAATGGGCAGTAACATATGAG GAATGGTCAAAGGAAGAGTATCCTACCTATGCTAATGGTCCAGGTTATATAATCTCTTCAGACATTGCTCACTTCATTGTATCCAACTTTGAGAATCACAAATTAAAA TTATTTAAAATGGAGGATGTGAGCATGGGAATGTGGGTAGAAGAATTCAACAGTTCAATTGCAGTTGAGTATGTGCACAGCTTGAAGTTCTGCCAATTTGGTTGCATTGAAGATTACTACACTGCACATTACCAATCTCCACGACAAATGACTTGTATGTGGCATAAGTTGCAACACCAGGGAAAACCCTTATGTTGCAACATGAGATAG